GTCGGCATTGTTGTCGGTCCAGTCCTTGACTGCCTGGTCCATGGTCTTGCCGTCTTTCACTTCGCCATTGATGGAGGTGATCACCGACAGCGGTACATAGATGCCCGCGATGGTCTCGCGCGCTTGCGGGTTTTCCGCCGAAAAGCCCTTGCGACCGATCCAGTAGTAGCTCTGTGGCGGAGCGAAGATACCCTTGGGGTCCTTGAGGAACTTGACGTCGTATTTCTGCGTCATCCAGGACGGTTCCCAGACCGTCACGGCGATCCATTCCTTGCGGTCCACGGCAGACTTGAGCGCCGCGCTCATGGCCGCGCTGCTGCCTTCGATGAGGTTGAGCTTGATGCCGTACATCTTGACTGCCGCACTGGCTTCGTTCATCAGCCCCGAACCCGGCTCGATACCGACGATGCGATTGTTGAATTTGTCGGCGCTGTCGTTGAGCTGCTCCAGCGAGTCGACCGGTACATATTTGGGTACCGCGACACCTTGGTAGAGGCCATGGGAGACCGGCGAGATTTTCTCCAGGCGGTTCTTGTTCTTGTTCCAGTAGTCCTGGGTGACGTAGTCGATCTGCGAGGCAAGAATCTGGATATCGCCCTTGCTCAAGGCGGCGTAGGCGATGCCCCATTCGGAGAAGGTGGTGACCTTGACGGTATAGCCGGAGTCTTCCAGTACCTTCTTGGTGATACCGGTGATGGGGGTGACATCTTCATAGGAAATGGTCCCCATGTTGATGACTTTCTCTTCTGCGTGAACTGGTGCGGCGGCCATGGCGACAACCGACAATGCACAAAGCGCCTTAAACAAACGTTTCATGGTTCATTCCCCTGGTACACGAGTGTTCGGGCCTCTGATGGGAAGCCCCGCTCTTCAAACAGCCGTGTCACAGAAACACGGCTGGTTATTCTTTTTGTTCTGCTTGAGAGCTCACACCCGACATCGACTTGCTGGCAGGACGAGGCGTTGCGCTCTTCGCGCATGCAAGGCAGGGATCAGCCTGAACGGTGTCCAGCCCCCGCATGCGCTAGTTGATGAGGCGAGACTCGCATGCGCAAGAACGGCGGTCAACGGAAATGTATTCTTTGTGTATACCTAAATAAAACTCAAAAAATACAGCTAAACGCCAGGTTTTTCTTGGCTTTCAAGCGATTAGCGAGTGAATTCAAGGTTGTGCGCTTGTCGCTTTCGAGCAGTACCCTGTCGTTTTTACGAATGGGCGACGAGCGCTTTTCTGGATGGGTGGTCGGCAGCGGCATCAGAAGGATTCCGGCGCGCGGAGCCAGGCGAAAAACCGGTGGACAGGCGCAGGGCCAGCTTTCAATATCCGTAATACAAATAGCAGACAATCCATCATGACGACCCGAAAACCCACGATGAAAGCCGCCCCCGAACCTGATATTTCTCCCGATCGCAAGGTCGTGCTCGGCGACACCTTGCGTCGGCGCATCCTCAGCATGGAGCTGGCACCGGGCGCGGTGGTCGATGAGCTGGCGCTGTGCGACGAATTCGGTCTTTCTCGTCCGCCGGTGCGCGAACTCCTGCGCCAGATCGCCGCAGAAGGCTATATCGAACTGGAAGCCAACCGCGCCCCACGGGTCGCGGCCATGAGCCACGAATCGCTGCACAGCTTCTTCCTCGCTGCCCCTCTGGTGTACATCGCGACCACCCAGCTGGCAGCCCTGCACGCCAGCGCAGCGGAAATCGAAAAACTGCGCGCCATCCAGGCGCAGTTCCGCCAGGCCATCGAAGCCAAGGACGTCGAGAACCGCATCATCTACAACGATGAGTTCCATCTGGAAATCGGCAAGATGGCCCATAACGACTATCTGATGCCCAGCCTGCGTCGGCTGCTGATCGATCATGCACGCTTGGGCAAAACCTTCTACCGGCATCCGACCAGCCCCGACATGCAGCAGGACCTGGAGCTGGCCTGTGCCCAGCACGATCAGATGATCGAAGCCATCGAGCGCCGCGATCCGCAAGCGGCAGCGGAAATCGTCCGTGAGCATTTCGAGCTGTCGCGCCGGCGCATGGCCGAATATGCCGCGCCCGTAGGGGTAGAAGTCATGCTGGTGTACTGATAGCGCTGGCGTAGACACTCACTGGAGGGCAGCCATGCTGACCATCACCCCACGGCCCGAAACCGTCGAGGGCCATCCGATCCTGCGCCCCCTGCCTTCGGCTCGCTGTCGCAGCGTTGGGCCATTCGTGTTCTTCGATCACATGCTGCCGCATACCTACGCTCCCGGCAGCGGCATGGACATCCAGCAGCATCCGCACATCGGTCTGTCGACCCTCACCTATCTCTTCGAAGGTCAGCTGCAGCACAAAGACAGCCTGGGCAGCGATCAACAGGTCAGCCCCGGCGAGGTCAGCTGGATGAACGCCGGCAAAGGCATTGCGCATGTCGAGAGAACCCCGCTGGCGCTTCGGCAAAGCGGCTCGCGGCTGCATGGCCTGCAAGTGTGGCTGGCGTCGCCGCGGGACCACGAACAGGGCCAGAGCGCCTACAGCCATCATCCGGCATCGCAATTGCCGCAGACTGACAACCTGGGTATTCGCATCCGCCTGATCGCCGGCGAAGGCTTTGGCCTGCGCTCGCCAGTTCCTGTGCTGTCAGCGACGCTGTACGCCGAGTTGCACATGGCGACCGCCACCACGCTGGCGATTCCCAGCGAGCACCAACAGCGCGCGCTGTATCTGCTCGATGGCGATGCCAGCCTGGATGGCGAGCCGCTGCAGCGTCGCACGCTGGTGGTACTGGAGCCGGGCGAAACGCCGAACCTGTGCGCCGACTCAGACTGCCACGCGGTGCTGCTCGGCGGAGCCCCGCTGGATGGTCCACGACGCATGAGATGGAATTTCGTGGCCAGTGACCTGGCGCTGATTGAGCAGGCCCAGCAGCGCTGGGTAGACGGAGACTGGCCTGTGGTGCCAGGAGAGAACGGCAGGATCGAATGGCCGACCTGACGCCGGACACTCGACTCTGCCGCCGGCAAGCGGCTTTAGCCGCAAGACAGTTCAGGCCATGGGAGCGGCTTTAGCCGCGAAAGCGCCAGGAAATTCACTGCATTTGTTGTGAACATGCGGTCGCTTCGCGGCTGAAGCCGCTCCTACCCGGCCTAACTGAACAGTATTGCTTTAGCCGCGACAGAACCAGGACATTCACTGCATCTGCTGCGAATGTGAAGCCGCTGCTACCGAGGCCTGCCTGACTTGTATCCGTGTCAGGCGAAGACTTCACCCAGCAGGTTGTACATGCTGGTGAACGCCCGCTTGGAGACCTTGGCGTCGTACATCATCTTGCCCGGCACGTTGGCCGCCGGGTCGGTAAAGGAATGCGCGGCGCCGCCATAGCTGGTGAGCTGCCAGTCGACACCGGCCGCTTCCATCTCTGCCTCGAACGCTGGCAGCTGCTCGTTAGGCACCAACGGATCGATGGCGCCATGCAACACCAGCACCGAACCCTTGATGTTCCTGGCATCGGCCGGATCAGGCGTATCCAGGGTGCCATGGAAGGACACCGCGGCCTTCAGGTCGGCACCGGCACGCGCCAGTTCCAAGGCACAGCAGCCACCGAAGCAGAAACCGAAGCTGGCGATACGCTGCGGGTCGAGGCCGACGTCGCTCTGCGCCAGCAGCTGCGTCAGGGCCACCTGCATGCGCTGGCGCAGCAACGCCCGGTCGTCCTTCAGCGGCATCATCGCTGCCCCGGCTTCGTCACCGTTCGCCGGACGCACGGATTGGCCGTACAGGTCGGCGAGCAATACCACATACCCCTGCCCCGCCACTTCACGAGCGATGGCTTCGGCGCCCTGGCTGACGCCCATCCAGTTCGGCGCCATGAGCAGGCCCGGACGCGCAGGACCAGGCTCGGCCGGATAGGCCAGGCGCCCTTCGAAGACTTGCCCGTCGATCTGCCAGGTCAGGGTACGAACGGTCACATTGTTGTTCATCAATGACTCCTTAACGAACGGTGGGAATATCATTCATTGCAGAAACAGAAAACCCGCCGAAGCGGGTTTTCATTCAGGCGTTCATCACACCGACAACTCGACCAGCAGCTTGTTCAGACGGCGCACGTAGGCGGCGGGGTCCTTCAGGCTGTCGCCAGCGGCCAGGGCCGCCTGATCGAAGAGAATGTGCGACAGCTCGACGAAGCGGTCTTCGTCCGGCTCGCCGTCGAGCTTGTTGATCAACGGGTGGGCCGGGTTGAATTCGAAGATCGGCTTGGAGTCCGGAACCTTCTGGCCGCTGGCCTCGAGGATCTGACGCATCTGCAGGCCGAGGTCCTGCTCGCCGATGGCCAGGATCGCCGGAGAGTCGGTCAGACGGTGCGAGACGCGCACTTCGCTCACCGATTCACCCAGGGCGGTCTTCAGGCGTTCGACCAGACCTTCCTTCTCCTTGGCGACTTCTTCCTGGGCCTTCTTGTCCTCTTCGGAGTCCAGCTTGCCCAGGTCCAGGTCACCCCGCGCCACATCGACGAAGCCCTTGCCGTCGAAGTCGGTCAGGTAGCTCATCAGCCACTCGTCGATACGATCGGTGAGCAGCAGCACCTCGATGCCTTTCTTGCGGAATACTTCCAGGTGCGGGCTGTTACGCACCTGCGCATAGGATTCGCCGGTGAGGTAGTAGATCTTGTCCTGACCTTCCTTGGCGCGAGCCAGGTAGTCGGCCAGGGACACGCTCTGCTCGCCGCTCTCGTCGGAGGTCGAGGCGAAACGCAGCAGGCCGGCGATCTTCTCCTTGTTGGCGAAGTCTTCGGCGGGACCTTCCTTGAGCACCTGACCGAAATTCTTCCAGAAGCTCTTGTACTGTTCGGGCTCGTTCTTGGCCAGCTTCTCCAGCATGTCCAGGACGCGCTTGGTGAGTGCCGACTTCATCGAGTCGATGATCGGATCCTTCTGCAGGATCTCGCGGGAAACGTTCAGCGACAGGTCGTTGGAGTCCACGACACCCTTGATGAAGCGCAGGTACAGCGGCAGGAACGACTCGGCCTGGTCCATGATGAACACGCGCTGCACGTAGAGCTTCAGGCCACGAGGTGCTTCACGCTGATACAGGTCGAACTGTGCACGAGCCGGTACGTACAGCAGCGAGTTGTACTCCAGCTTGCCTTCGACCTTGTTGTGGCTCCAGCTCAGCGGATTCTCGAAGTCATGACCGATGTGCTTGTAGAACTCCTGGTATTCCTCATCCTTGATCTCGGTACGCGGACGGGTCCACAGGGCGCTGGCACGGTTGACGGTTTCCCACTCTTCGGCCGGCGCTTCTTCACCCTCTGCTGCAGCCTGCTGTTTGGGCAGCTCGATGGGCAAGGCGATGTGATCGGAATACTTCTTGACGATGTTGCGCAGACGCCAGCCGTCGGCGAACTCTTCTTCGCCGCTCTTGAGGTGCAGCACGATACGGGTACCGCGCTCGTCCTTCTCGACGTTGGCCACCTCGAACTCGCCCTCGCCTTTCGACGACCAATGCACGCCCTCGCTGGCTGGCAGGCCGGCACGACGGGTGAACACGTCGACCTGGTCGGCGACGATGAACGCCGAATAGAAGCCCACACCAAATTGGCCGATGAGGTGCGAGTCTTTCTTCTGGTCGCCGGTGAGGTTCTTCATGAAGTCGGCAGTGCCCGACTTGGCGATGGTGCCCAGGTGAGCGATCACATCGTCGCGGCTCATACCGATGCCGTTGTCTTCGATGGTGACGGTCTTGGAGTCCTTATCGAAGCTGACGCGAATCTTCAGCTCGGCACCACCTTCGAGCAGCTCAGGCTTGGCCAGCGCCTCGAAGCGCAGCTTATCGACGGCATCCGAAGCGTTGGAGATCAACTCGCGCAGGAAAATTTCCTTGTTGGAATACAGCGAGTGGATCATGAGGTGCAGCAGTTGCTTTACCTCGGTCTGGAAGCCCAGGGTTTCCTTTTGAGTTTCCACACTCATGGTCATCAAACTCCAATCAGATGGCACAAGCTGCCGAGGGCGCGGTGGCCGGCAGCGGGTTGTCATCTAGGTGGGGACGCCGTCGAGGATTTCAAGAGCCCCGTGCATAAAGAACCGCCGCTTGAACCTGCCGCGCGGGAATCAGTGCATTGTGTTGCAACTTTGCAACAACACGAAGCAAGTTTCACAGCCGTCTGAAAGTTCCCCATTCATATCACTTTAATATTCTGACGAATCGCTGGAACTTACGATGAAGTGTCAGGCTCTTAGGCACGTTAGGTATTCAATAAGGAGAAACACCCCATGCGTAAATCTTTTGCCTATGCCTTGATGCTTGCTGCTGCCGTCGGCCTGACCGCCTGCGACAAGAAATCCGAGAACACCCAGCAAGAGGCCAATAAAGCGGCCCAGCAGTCCCAGGAGTCCATGGAGAAGGCCCAGGAAAAAGTGAACGACGCGGCCAAGGAAAGCCAGGAAGCGGCGCAGAAGAATGCAGAAGCCGCCCAACAACGCGCCCAGGAAAACGCCAGCCAGGCACCGGCCACTACGCCGGAAACCGCGCCGAAGCAATAAGTTCCCCGATATAAATAATAAGGCCCGCTTAGTGCGGGCCTTATTATTTTCAAACGCAGCTCGATGTTTATATGGCTTAACGCCATTCATTGTTTCCGACCGCTGTACTGCTTAGGCCAGCGACTCGCGCGGCGCGCCCAGCCAGCGATCCACGGCCACCATGAAGGCGAGCGTGATAACCGAAGGCACCAGCCAGGCCAGACCTTGCGCACTCAGCGGCAGGTTTGCCAGCGCCTGCGGCAGATACTCGGTCAGGCCTGCCGTCTTGATGGCATCCACTGCACCGAACAACAGCGACACCAGCATCACCGGCGCAACGACACGGCTTGGGTGGCGCCACAGGCCATGGCAGAAGCTCAGGGCGACCAGCACGATGCAAGGCGGGTAGATGCCGGTCAGCACGGGTACCGACACTTCGATCAGGCGGGTCAGGCCGAGGTTGGAAACCAGCAGCGAGAACCCGGCCAAGCCTATCACCAGCGTACGATACGAAAGTGGCAGCAGGCGGCTGAAATACTCGGCGCAAGCACAGGTCAGACCGACGGCTGTCACCAGACAGGCCAGGGCGATCAGCGCGGCCAGGAAGCCACTGCCCAGCGTGCCGAAACTGTATTGCACATAGGCATGCAGCACCGCCGCACCGTTACTGGCACCTGCGGCAATCGCGTGGCTGCCCGACCCCAGACGGAACAGGCTGATGTACACCAGAGCAAGCCCTACTCCGGCGATCACGCCAGCGATCACGGCATAACGGGTAATCAGCTTTGGCGACTCCACGCCCCGCGAACGGATGGCGTTGACGATCACGATGCCGAACACCAGCGCACCCAGGGTATCCATGGTCAGATAGCCTTCGGTGAAACCCTTGGAAAATGCTCCATTGCTGTAGGCCGGCAGCGCCGCACCAATATCACCGGCGGGCATCACGAAGGCCGCCACGCCCAGCACGCCCAGGGCAATGATCTTCAACGGGCCCAGGAAACGACCAACGGTGTCCAGCAGGCGGCCGGGATACAACGACACCACCAGCACGATCAGGAAGTACACCAGGCTGTAGAGAAACAGCGCCAGGGGCGTATCACCGGTCAGCGGGGCGACGCCCACTTCAAAGGACACCGTGGCGGTGCGCGGGGTGGCGAAGAACGGCCCCACGGCCAGGTAACAGACGGTGGCGAGGATCAGGCCAGCGACGCGGCCGATTGGGGTGCTGAGGCTGTCCATGGCGCCACCGACACGCGCCAGGGCGATGACGGTCAGGACCGGAAGGCCCACGGCGGTGACCAGGAAACCCAAGGCCGCGGCCCACACGTTAGGACCGGCCTGCAGGCCGACGATGGGCGGAAAAATAATGTTGCCCGCCCCTACGAACAGGGCGAACGTCATGAAGCCCAGTGCCAGGATGTCCCGGCCTTTCAATACTTTCATCTAGGAAAACCACACTGCCGAATCAGGAACGATAAAGAAGACTCCCGCATGGCCGGATAGGGACAGGGGAAATTTGCCGCTCTCGTGAAGCAGGCGTGCAGCGCCTCGGGTCCTTGTGGGAGCCGGGCCGCACCGCGAAGCGTGCAAGGCTATCGAAATAACGCACAAAACGCACTAGTAAAGGGCGTAATACCGATGATCTGCACGGTTTCAAGGCTTTCAATGACGCATGAACGACAGTATTTGCCGGCTGCATGCACGATATGCTTGCAAAGCCAATGATGGAAGGAGCGGCTCGGCCGCGAAGAAACCCGAACGTCAGCGAGAATGCGTCGCAGCCCTCGCGGCTGAAGCCCTTGTAGAGGGTCA
The Pseudomonas sp. DTU_2021_1001937_2_SI_NGA_ILE_001 DNA segment above includes these coding regions:
- the htpG gene encoding molecular chaperone HtpG, translating into MSVETQKETLGFQTEVKQLLHLMIHSLYSNKEIFLRELISNASDAVDKLRFEALAKPELLEGGAELKIRVSFDKDSKTVTIEDNGIGMSRDDVIAHLGTIAKSGTADFMKNLTGDQKKDSHLIGQFGVGFYSAFIVADQVDVFTRRAGLPASEGVHWSSKGEGEFEVANVEKDERGTRIVLHLKSGEEEFADGWRLRNIVKKYSDHIALPIELPKQQAAAEGEEAPAEEWETVNRASALWTRPRTEIKDEEYQEFYKHIGHDFENPLSWSHNKVEGKLEYNSLLYVPARAQFDLYQREAPRGLKLYVQRVFIMDQAESFLPLYLRFIKGVVDSNDLSLNVSREILQKDPIIDSMKSALTKRVLDMLEKLAKNEPEQYKSFWKNFGQVLKEGPAEDFANKEKIAGLLRFASTSDESGEQSVSLADYLARAKEGQDKIYYLTGESYAQVRNSPHLEVFRKKGIEVLLLTDRIDEWLMSYLTDFDGKGFVDVARGDLDLGKLDSEEDKKAQEEVAKEKEGLVERLKTALGESVSEVRVSHRLTDSPAILAIGEQDLGLQMRQILEASGQKVPDSKPIFEFNPAHPLINKLDGEPDEDRFVELSHILFDQAALAAGDSLKDPAAYVRRLNKLLVELSV
- the brnQ gene encoding branched-chain amino acid transport system II carrier protein, with protein sequence MKVLKGRDILALGFMTFALFVGAGNIIFPPIVGLQAGPNVWAAALGFLVTAVGLPVLTVIALARVGGAMDSLSTPIGRVAGLILATVCYLAVGPFFATPRTATVSFEVGVAPLTGDTPLALFLYSLVYFLIVLVVSLYPGRLLDTVGRFLGPLKIIALGVLGVAAFVMPAGDIGAALPAYSNGAFSKGFTEGYLTMDTLGALVFGIVIVNAIRSRGVESPKLITRYAVIAGVIAGVGLALVYISLFRLGSGSHAIAAGASNGAAVLHAYVQYSFGTLGSGFLAALIALACLVTAVGLTCACAEYFSRLLPLSYRTLVIGLAGFSLLVSNLGLTRLIEVSVPVLTGIYPPCIVLVALSFCHGLWRHPSRVVAPVMLVSLLFGAVDAIKTAGLTEYLPQALANLPLSAQGLAWLVPSVITLAFMVAVDRWLGAPRESLA
- a CDS encoding glycine betaine ABC transporter substrate-binding protein, which gives rise to MKRLFKALCALSVVAMAAAPVHAEEKVINMGTISYEDVTPITGITKKVLEDSGYTVKVTTFSEWGIAYAALSKGDIQILASQIDYVTQDYWNKNKNRLEKISPVSHGLYQGVAVPKYVPVDSLEQLNDSADKFNNRIVGIEPGSGLMNEASAAVKMYGIKLNLIEGSSAAMSAALKSAVDRKEWIAVTVWEPSWMTQKYDVKFLKDPKGIFAPPQSYYWIGRKGFSAENPQARETIAGIYVPLSVITSINGEVKDGKTMDQAVKDWTDNNADLVKRWENMKKY
- a CDS encoding GntR family transcriptional regulator, whose amino-acid sequence is MKAAPEPDISPDRKVVLGDTLRRRILSMELAPGAVVDELALCDEFGLSRPPVRELLRQIAAEGYIELEANRAPRVAAMSHESLHSFFLAAPLVYIATTQLAALHASAAEIEKLRAIQAQFRQAIEAKDVENRIIYNDEFHLEIGKMAHNDYLMPSLRRLLIDHARLGKTFYRHPTSPDMQQDLELACAQHDQMIEAIERRDPQAAAEIVREHFELSRRRMAEYAAPVGVEVMLVY
- a CDS encoding dienelactone hydrolase family protein; translation: MNNNVTVRTLTWQIDGQVFEGRLAYPAEPGPARPGLLMAPNWMGVSQGAEAIAREVAGQGYVVLLADLYGQSVRPANGDEAGAAMMPLKDDRALLRQRMQVALTQLLAQSDVGLDPQRIASFGFCFGGCCALELARAGADLKAAVSFHGTLDTPDPADARNIKGSVLVLHGAIDPLVPNEQLPAFEAEMEAAGVDWQLTSYGGAAHSFTDPAANVPGKMMYDAKVSKRAFTSMYNLLGEVFA
- a CDS encoding pirin family protein, which translates into the protein MLTITPRPETVEGHPILRPLPSARCRSVGPFVFFDHMLPHTYAPGSGMDIQQHPHIGLSTLTYLFEGQLQHKDSLGSDQQVSPGEVSWMNAGKGIAHVERTPLALRQSGSRLHGLQVWLASPRDHEQGQSAYSHHPASQLPQTDNLGIRIRLIAGEGFGLRSPVPVLSATLYAELHMATATTLAIPSEHQQRALYLLDGDASLDGEPLQRRTLVVLEPGETPNLCADSDCHAVLLGGAPLDGPRRMRWNFVASDLALIEQAQQRWVDGDWPVVPGENGRIEWPT